CCACGAGGTGCCCCAGGGAGCGTCCGGGTACGCGACGACGGGGGCGATCTTGGAGAGCTTGTCGTAGTCTTCCTGGGTCAGGCCGGAATAGGCGGCAAGAATAACGTCCGGGTTCGCGGCAGCAACATCTTCGAAGTCGATGCCGTCGGTGTCCGAATACAGCGCCGGAGCATTCTCGGATCCGATGGGAGCATCCAGTTCTTCCAGCGCCTCATCAATCCAGGGCGTGGTTCCCTGTTCGTTGCCGCCGTAGCTGATGGCCGGCATGACCACCGGCACAACGCCGAGGGCCAGAGCTGTTTCTGCATTTGACCAGGCAACGGCTGCCACCCGCTCGGGAGCGGACTCTATGGTTGTTTCGCCGTAGACGTGTTCGATGGTGACCGGAAAGGACTCGGTCGCCGCTGCAGTGGAGCTGCCGCCGTCGCCCGCTTCACCGGTGGCACCGGTTGAGCAGGCGGAAAGGGACAAGACAGCGACGGCGGCAACAGCCGCAGCGCGGCGCATCCGGGACAGGGCCATGGTGGGCTCCTTGACTAAGGGTTGGACTCTTGAGGCAAAACCAATATCCGGAGAATCCGGACAAAAGTAAGGCTAACCTATCCTTAGATTAAATACGCAACGTCTGCCTTGCGTATTACGGCCGCCGGTCCATCAGTTCACCTGTTCCGGCGCTTCCCCCGGATAAAGGTAGATGCCGTCGTCACGCGCTTGGACTCGATGCGTCTTGGCGTTCACCATGGCCGGCAGGCACAGGGCCTGGCCGGTGCGCAGGCAGAACCGCGCCGAATGGACAGGGCATTCCACCTCCGTATCCTCAATCCACCCTTCCGACAGCGATGCTTCCTCATGGGTGCAGGTGTCATCCAGGGCGTAGTAGTTTCCGTTGTCGCTGTGGAAAACAGCAATGTCGTCCGAGGTGCCGGCAACCTCGGCATCGACCTTTAGTGCGGTTCCTTCATCAATTTCATCCGCAGCCGCAACACGAATGCCTTCGGCCATCATTACCCTCCTCCAGCACGGGATGTAACAAGGTGTTCTTCCCTCCAACTACGTTACCCGGCACCCCGGCCTGCCCGCACAGGACATGGGGCGGACATGCGCGGGGGGGGCTACAGGGAGGCGGAGGCTCCTGTACGCCGGATCTCCAGCTCGCGAATGAGCCCGATGAGTTCCTGGCGAAGCTCCGGCCGGAGGGCTGCAGTGAAACCGGACCGCTCGATGTCATCGGCATGCCCCAGCATCTTCCGCCCATACTGGGAAATACTCACTGCACGGCGCGAGCCGCTGGGCTCGGGCGGCAATTCCCCCACCAGCCCCTGGCGGGACATCGTCACCAGTGACGTGCCCAGCGTCTGCGCCGTCACCCGCAGCCTCCGCGCCAACTCCGCCCGCTTCATGGGCCCCTCAGCGTCCAGCACCCGAAGCACCGTGACCCGCTCCTGCGTCAGGCCAATGCTCCTCAACCGGTTGTCGACCTCACGGCGCACCAGCCGGGCTGCCGTGGACAGCAGCCGGACAGCTTCCCATTCCCCCTCGTTCTGCATTTGCCTGCTTTCCTGTACGTATCTCCAGTTGGCATCAAAACAATCAGTGTGCTTACTATTCCAACGCCATGATGGGGGGTCTTGTCAACAATTTGGACATTCGGCCGGCCTGCGGAGTCAAAGTCATCGGCCGAGAAGAAGGGCACCGGCACACCCTTTCTGCCCACTGCCACCGCGCGTAAGCTGTGGCGCACAGCCAACGGAGGTTGCCTGGAGCAGCCCGGAGCGAGGGGAAGTGCCATGAGCACCAAGGACCTGCAGGATGCGCGCACCACCGGCAGTGACGGCGTTCGGGAAGTCAAGGAACGCGTGGTCACCGCCCAGGATGCCCGCGCGCTGGCTGAAGAATCCCGCATCGCCGAGGACCGGCGGCCCGGTTTTGCCAAAGGCATTTACATGGGCAGTTACAACTTGGATCTGATTCGGCCCCAGCCGGCGGATCCCGAGGAAGCCATCCGCGAGCGCGATTTCCTGGACCGGCTGGAAGCCTTCTGCGGCACCTTGAACGGGCAGGTCATTGAAACCACCGGCGTCATCCCCGATGAGTACCTGCAGGGGCTGACGGATCTGGGGGTCTTTGGCATGAAGATTCCGCGCCGCTACTCCGGACTGGGGTTGTCCCTGCTCGCGTACGGCCGCGCATTGATGCTGCTCGGCTCCGTGCACCCCAGCCTTGGCGCACTGGTCTCGGCCCACCTGTCCATCGGCGTACCCGAGCCGGTCAAGGTGTTCGGCACCGACGAACAAAAAGAAAAGTACCTTCCCCGATGTGCCGGCGGAGCCATCTCCGCGTTCCTGCTGACAGAGCCCGACGTCGGCTCCGACCCGGCGCGGATGCGCGCCACCGCCGTGCCCTCCGGGGACGGGAGCGAATATGTCCTGGACGGAGTAAAGCTCTGGACCACCAACGGCGTGATTGCCGAGCTGGTGGTGGTCATGGCCGCAGTGCCGCCGCACGGCACGGAAAAGGGCGGAATCAGTGCCTTCGTCGTGGAAATGGACACCCCCGGCATCACGGTGGAAAACCGGAACAACTTCATGGGGTTGCGCGGCATTGAAAACGGTGTGACCCGGCTGCGCGGTGTTCGGGTTCCCGCCGCCAACCGGCTGGGCAGGGAAGGCCAGGGGCTGAAAATTGCCCTCACCACCCTGAACACCGGACGCTTATCCATCCCGGCGCTGTGCGCCGGTGCCGGAAAATGGTCGGTCAAGATCGCCCGGGGGTGGACCGGAACCCGCGAGCAGTGGGGCCGGCCCATTGGCCGCCATGAGGCCGTGGCAAAAAAGGTGGCTTTCATCGCTGCCACCGCCTTCGCCCTGGAAAGCGTCTTCGAGCTGTCCGCCTCCCTGGCCGACGCCGGCACCAAGGACATTCGGATCGAAGCCGCGCTGGCCAAATTGTGGGCCTCTGAGATGGCCTACCGGATTGCCGATGAGCTGGTGCAGATCCGGGGCGGACGCGGTTTCGAAACAGCAGCTTCCCTGGCCGCGCGGGGCGAGCGGGCGGTTGCCGCCGAACAGCAGCTGCGGGATCTGAGGATCAACCGGGTCTTCGAGGGCAGCACGGAGATCATGCACCTGCTGATTGCCCGTGACGCGGTTGATGCGCATCTGAAGGCAGCGGGTGACTTGGCGGTGGCGGATGCCTCTTTGGGCAACAAGGCCAAGGCGGCTGTAAAGGCCAGCGGATTTTACGGCCGCTGGCTCCCCACGCTCGCCGCCGGGAAAGGGTCCGTTCCCACCGCCTATGCGGAATTTGGCCCCCTGGCGGGTTACCTGCGTTACGCGGACCGAGCTTCACGCCGGCTTGCCCGCTCCACGTTCTACGGGATGGCACGGTGGCAGGCGGGACTGGAACACCATCAGGTGTTCCTGGGCCGGATAGTGGACATCGGCGCGGAGCTTTTCGCCATGTCCGCTGTGTGCATGCGGGCTGAAACCCTCCGCCGCAGGAATCCCGAAGAGGGTGCGCAGGCATATGAGCTGGCTGCAGCCTTCTGCGCGCAGTCACGCGTGCGGACTGAAACTCTCTTTGACGATCTGTGGCGCAACTCGGATGCAGAGGACCGCAAGCTCACCAAGGGCGTGCTTGCGGGACGCTACACCTGGCTGGAGAAAGGGGTGCTGGACCAGTCCGAGGGCACCGGCCCCTGGATCTCCGCGTCGGCAAACGGGCCGGATGCAGGTGAGGACCTGCACCGCCGGTACCGGTGACTACCGTTGGCTGCCCCTTTGACCGTCAGCTGCCCATGGCCGCGCGGGTAATCACCACATACCGGGCGGCCAGGTCTTCCGGGGACAGCTCACCGGCAGACCGGTACCACTGGGCGACGCCGGTGCACATGGTAATCACGGCACGCGCGGATTCCGCCGGGTAAGGCGTGGCGAACACTCCGGCGGAGACGCCGTCGTTTACCACCCCTGTCAGCAGCAGCTGCTGACGGTCACGGGCGGCAATGTGCGCTGCGCGGGCATCATCCTGGAGGCTGCGGATTTCCGATGCCGCGATGAAAGCGTGCTCACTGCGGTGGGCATGAAAAAGCACCAGACACTCGATGAGCAGCCGGAAGCGCTCCTCCACCCCCGGGCCGGCCTCCGCGAGGGCGGCTTCGCTCCGCTGGTACAGATCAGTCATCGCGCGCTGCACTATGCCTTCCAGCAGTGCATGCTTTGAGGAATAGTGGTGATAGATCCCGGGAACGGAAAGACCGGCACGGCCGGCCACCTCCCGGATGGTGGTGCCGTGATAGCCCTGTTCCACGAAACATGCCAGGGCAGCCGCCAGCACCGGCGGCAGTTCCTGTTCGGAGTAATTCCGCCAGTCCATGCCTGCGGCGGCCGACCGCTCCGCTTCCCCGCCGATACTGCCGCTGCCCATGCCGCTCCATCCCTTTCCGATCGGCCGTAAGTGACCCTTGACACAATTTTGCCCCTGCACCAGACTTAGCATACCCACGCGCCATACCGATCGGTTGCTCGGTCCGATCTTCGTCGGTCCGGTTCCTGCCGGTCCCCGTTCCATCCTGAGGAGCTCCATGCCAGAGAACAGCATTCCCGCCCCCCGGCTGGACGGAAAAACGGCCATTATTACCGGTGCCAGCCGCGGCATCGGTTTGGCGGTGGCCCGCCGGCTGGCGGCTGAAGGCGCCCGCGTCTGCATTACGGCCCGCAAGCCCGGCCCCCTGGCCGAAGCCGCGGCATTGTTCCCCGAAGGGTCCGTACTTGCCATCGCGGGCAAGTCGGACGACGCGGACCACCTGGCCGAAGTACTGGACACGGTGGCAGCGGAATTCGGCCGGCTGGACATCCTGGTGAACAATGCAGGCATCAACCCGGTCTACGGTCCGCTAATGGACCTGGAGCCCGAGGCCGCCCGCAAGATCATCGATGTCAACCTGTACGGCACCCTCGGCTGGGTGCAGGCCGCCTATCACCACGAGAAGCTCGATTTTGCCGGCCGCGGCGGTTCCGTGATCAATCTATCCTCGGTCAGCGCCCAAACGCCGTCTCCGGGCATCAGCTTCTACGGGATCAGCAAGGCTGCCATTGAGCAGCTCACCCGTTCCCTGGCCGTGGAGCTTGGCCCGGCCATCCGGGTCAACGCACTGGCTCCCGCCGTCGTCAAGACGCAGTTTGCCCGGGCGCTGTATGAGGGGCGGGAAGAACAAGTGGCTGCCGCCTACCCGCTGGGCCGGCTGGGAACCCCGGAAGACGTGGCGGCCGCAGCCGCCTTCCTGGCCTCCGATGACGCAGCCTGGATCACCGGCCAAATCCTGAACCTCGACGGCGGCCTGCTGGCTGCCGGCGGCAACGCATAAGCCACGCAAAGGACACCGAATGAATACCCTTCCCCCGGACATCGAAGACCTGCGCCTGCGCACCCGGGACTTTATCCGCACTGTGGTCATGCCGGCGGAGCCCGCTCCGGGGGATCGGCTGTCGGAAGGCGAACGGGACCGGCTGCAGGCAGCCGCCAAGAGCGCCGGCGTGTTCGCACCGCATGTGGCGCGGGAATACGGCGGACAGGGTGTTCCCCTGCAGTTCTGGTCCCCCATCTTCCAGGAGGCGGGCTATTCACTGATCGGCCCCACAGTGCTCAACTGCCAGGCACCGGATGAGGGCAACATGCATATGCTCGAACTCATCGGCACGCCGGCACAGAAGGAGCAGTATCTGCGTCCCCTCGTGTCCGGTGCTGCGCGTTCCTGCTTCGGGATGACCGAACCGCACCCGGGCGCCGGATCCGATCCGGCTGCGCTGCGGACCTCGGCTGAGAAGGTCGACGGCGGCTGGGTCATCAACGGCCACAAACGTTTCATCAGC
This genomic interval from Arthrobacter sunyaminii contains the following:
- a CDS encoding MarR family winged helix-turn-helix transcriptional regulator, with product MQNEGEWEAVRLLSTAARLVRREVDNRLRSIGLTQERVTVLRVLDAEGPMKRAELARRLRVTAQTLGTSLVTMSRQGLVGELPPEPSGSRRAVSISQYGRKMLGHADDIERSGFTAALRPELRQELIGLIRELEIRRTGASASL
- a CDS encoding bifunctional 3-phenylpropionate/cinnamic acid dioxygenase ferredoxin subunit, giving the protein MAEGIRVAAADEIDEGTALKVDAEVAGTSDDIAVFHSDNGNYYALDDTCTHEEASLSEGWIEDTEVECPVHSARFCLRTGQALCLPAMVNAKTHRVQARDDGIYLYPGEAPEQVN
- a CDS encoding acyl-CoA dehydrogenase family protein, with the protein product MSTKDLQDARTTGSDGVREVKERVVTAQDARALAEESRIAEDRRPGFAKGIYMGSYNLDLIRPQPADPEEAIRERDFLDRLEAFCGTLNGQVIETTGVIPDEYLQGLTDLGVFGMKIPRRYSGLGLSLLAYGRALMLLGSVHPSLGALVSAHLSIGVPEPVKVFGTDEQKEKYLPRCAGGAISAFLLTEPDVGSDPARMRATAVPSGDGSEYVLDGVKLWTTNGVIAELVVVMAAVPPHGTEKGGISAFVVEMDTPGITVENRNNFMGLRGIENGVTRLRGVRVPAANRLGREGQGLKIALTTLNTGRLSIPALCAGAGKWSVKIARGWTGTREQWGRPIGRHEAVAKKVAFIAATAFALESVFELSASLADAGTKDIRIEAALAKLWASEMAYRIADELVQIRGGRGFETAASLAARGERAVAAEQQLRDLRINRVFEGSTEIMHLLIARDAVDAHLKAAGDLAVADASLGNKAKAAVKASGFYGRWLPTLAAGKGSVPTAYAEFGPLAGYLRYADRASRRLARSTFYGMARWQAGLEHHQVFLGRIVDIGAELFAMSAVCMRAETLRRRNPEEGAQAYELAAAFCAQSRVRTETLFDDLWRNSDAEDRKLTKGVLAGRYTWLEKGVLDQSEGTGPWISASANGPDAGEDLHRRYR
- a CDS encoding SDR family oxidoreductase, with the translated sequence MPENSIPAPRLDGKTAIITGASRGIGLAVARRLAAEGARVCITARKPGPLAEAAALFPEGSVLAIAGKSDDADHLAEVLDTVAAEFGRLDILVNNAGINPVYGPLMDLEPEAARKIIDVNLYGTLGWVQAAYHHEKLDFAGRGGSVINLSSVSAQTPSPGISFYGISKAAIEQLTRSLAVELGPAIRVNALAPAVVKTQFARALYEGREEQVAAAYPLGRLGTPEDVAAAAAFLASDDAAWITGQILNLDGGLLAAGGNA
- a CDS encoding TetR/AcrR family transcriptional regulator; translated protein: MGSGSIGGEAERSAAAGMDWRNYSEQELPPVLAAALACFVEQGYHGTTIREVAGRAGLSVPGIYHHYSSKHALLEGIVQRAMTDLYQRSEAALAEAGPGVEERFRLLIECLVLFHAHRSEHAFIAASEIRSLQDDARAAHIAARDRQQLLLTGVVNDGVSAGVFATPYPAESARAVITMCTGVAQWYRSAGELSPEDLAARYVVITRAAMGS